One segment of Ficedula albicollis isolate OC2 chromosome 2, FicAlb1.5, whole genome shotgun sequence DNA contains the following:
- the FZD8 gene encoding LOW QUALITY PROTEIN: frizzled-8 (The sequence of the model RefSeq protein was modified relative to this genomic sequence to represent the inferred CDS: inserted 1 base in 1 codon), with product MEWSYLLEITSLLAALSLLQRAGCAAASAAAAASSSSSSAKELSCQEITVPLCKGIGYNYTYMPNQFNHDTQDEAGLEVHQFWPLVEIQCSSDLRFFLCSMYTPICLEDYKKPLPPCRSVCERAKAGCAPLMRQYGFAWPDRMRCDRLPEQGSPDTLCMDYNRTDLTTAAPPPAKPPLRGSKPGTPAKAPPAGGGGGGGGGGXGGGGGGGGGGGGGGGGGGGGGGGGGGGGGGGGPGCQCRAPMVSVSSERHPLYNRVKTGQIANCALPCHNPYFSPDERAFTAFWIGLWSVLCFLSTFATVSTFLIDMERFKYPERPIIFLAACYLFVSLGYLVRLVAGRGGGGGGGGGGGGGGGGGGGGGGGGGGGGGGGGGGGGGGGGGGGGGGAVAEHVRYESTGPALCTVVFLLVYFFGMASSIWWVILSLTWFLAAGMKWGNEAIAGYAQYFHLAAWLLPSVKSIAVLALSSVDGDPVAGICYVGNQSLENLRGFVLAPLLIYLAIGSMFLLAGFVSLFRIRSVIKQQGGPTKTHKLEKLMIRLGLFTVLYTVPAASVVACLFYEQHNRPRWEATHNCPCLRDQQPDQARRPDYAVFMLKYFMCLVVGITSGVWVWSGKTLESWRALCTRCCWASKGAAVAGSTGAGAGGQAVITAAGGLGAGGGGSLYSDVSTGLTWRSGTASSVSYPKQMPLSQV from the exons ATGGAGTGGAGTTACCTGTTGGAAATCACCTCGCTGCTCGCcgccctgtccctgctgcagcgcGCCGGCTGCGCCGCTGCCtcggccgccgccgccgcgtcctcctcctcctcctcggcaAAGGAGCTGTCGTGCCAGGAGATCACCGTGCCTCTCTGCAAGGGCATCGGCTACAACTACACCTACATGCCCAACCAGTTCAACCACGACACGCAGGACGAGGCCGGGCTGGAGGTGCACCAGTTCTGGCCGCTGGTGGAGATCCAGTGCTCCAGCGACCTGCgcttcttcctctgcagcatgTACACCCCCATCTGCCTGGAGGACTACAAGAAGCCGCTGCCGCCCTGCCGCAGCGTCTGCGAGCGGGCCAAGGCCGGCTGCGCCCCGCTCATGCGCCAGTACGGCTTCGCCTGGCCCGACAGGATGCGCTGCGACCGCCTCCCCGAGCAGGGCAGCCCGGACACGCTCTGCATGGACTACAACCGCACGGACCTCACCACGGCCGCGCCGCCGCCCGCCAAGCCCCCGCTCCGCGGCTCCAAGCCCGGCACCCCCGCCAAGGCGccccccgccgggggggggggggggggggggggggggg ggggggggggggggggggggggggggggggggggggggggggggggggggggggggggggggggggggggggggggggggggggggggggggggggggccgggctgCCAGTGCCGGGCGCCCATGGTGTCGGTGTCCAGCGAGCGGCACCCGCTCTACAACCGCGTCAAGACGGGGCAGATCGCCAACTgcgccctgccctgccacaacCCCTACTTCAGCCCCGACGAGCGCGCCTTCACCGCCTTCTGGATCGGACTCTGGTCCGTGCTCTGCTTCCTCTCCACCTTCGCCACGGTCTCCACCTTCCTCATCGACATGGAGCGCTTCAAGTACCCCGAGCGCCCCATCATCTTCCTGGCCGCCTGCTACCTCTTCGTGTCGCTGGGCTACCTGGTGCGGCTGGTggcgggccggggggggggggggggggggggggggggggggggggggggggggggggggggggggggggggggggggggggggggggggggggggggggggggggggggggggggggggggggggggggggggggggggggggggggg ggcGGTGGCCGAGCACGTACGGTACGAGAGCACCGGCCCGGCGCTGTGCACCGTGGTCTTCCTGCTCGTCTACTTCTTCGGCATGGCCAGCTCCATCTGGTGGGTCATCCTCTCCCTCACCTGGTTCCTGGCTGCGGGCATGAAGTGGGGCAACGAGGCCATCGCCGGCTACGCGCAGTATTTCCACCTGGCcgcctggctgctccccagcGTCAAGTCCATCGCTGTGCTGGCGCTCAGTTCTGTGGACGGGGACCCCGTGGCTGGCATCTGCTACGTGGGCAACCAGAGCCTGGAGAACTTACGGGGCTTCGTGCTGGCACCGCTGCTCATCTACTTGGCCATCGGCTCCATGTTCCTGCTCGCCGGCTTCGTCTCGCTCTTCCGTATCCGCAGCGTCATCAAGCAGCAGGGTGGCCCCACCAAGACCCACAAGCTGGAGAAGCTGATGATACGCCTGGGACTCTTCACTGTGCTCTACACCGTGCCAGCTGCCAGCGTGGTTGCCTGCCTGTTCTACGAGCAGCACAACCGGCCCCGCTGGGAGGCCACGCACAACTGCCCCTGCCTGCGCGACCAGCAGCCCGACCAGGCGCGCCGCCCGGACTATGCCGTCTTCATGCTCAAGTACTTCATGTGCCTGGTGGTGGGCATCACCTCTGGCGTCTGGGTCTGGTCTGGCAAGACCCTGGAATCCTGGAGGGCCCTCTGCACTcgctgctgctgggccagcaAAGGTGCTGCGgtggctgggagcacaggggcaggagcaggtggaCAGGCAGTGATCACCGCGGCAGGAGGACTTGGGGCTGGAGGTGGTGGCTCGCTCTACAGCGATGTCAGCACCGGCCTGACGTGGAGATCcggcactgccagctctgtctCCTATCCCAAGCAGATGCCCCTGTCTCAAGTGtga